The DNA region TGCGGCGGAGCAAGGAGCAGGGGCGGATGCGTTCTCGACGTGGGCGGCTGGGTGTCGCCGGGCTCGGACTGGTTCTCGCAGCGTTGCTGCCGGCGACGGTGCCGTCGACCGCGGCCGCGGACACGGGGTCGGCCATCGGTGGTCCGCGGATGGCCGAGCAGGGCGTCGTCGTGCCCTCCGGCGGGACCGCGCTGCCGAACATCTCCTCGGCGGCCTGGGTCGTCGCCGACGCGGACACCGGCCAGGTCCTCGCCGCGCGGAACCCGCACGGGCGCTACCGCCCGGCCAGCACGCTGAAGACGCTGCTCGCCCTGACAATGGCGCCGCGGCTGAGCAACGCCGACCTCTACACCGCCGACTGGGAGGACGCGAACCAGGAGGGCACCCGCATCGGTCTGTGGCCCGGCCACACGTACCGGATCGGTGACCTCTGGTACGCGCTCATGCTCAAGTCGGGCAACGACGCCGCGACCGCGCTCGCGAAGGCCGGCGGCGGCAGCCTCCAGCAGGGCATCGCGATGATGCAGGCCGAGGCCCGTCGTCTCCAGGCCAACGACACCACCGTCGTCAACCCGAGCGGGCTCGACGCGGACGGGCAGTTCTCCTCCGCCTACGACCTCGCCCTCTGGGGCCGCGCGGCGCTGCAGCGCGGCGACCTGCGTAAGTACATGACGACCGTCCGGCACTCGTTCAACGCGGTCTCCGTCCCGGCCGACTCGAAGTACAAGGACGAGACGATGTACGCCCGCACCGAGAACCGTCTCGTGCAGAACGGGTACCCGGGCGCGATCGGCGTGAAGATGGGCTACACGACCAAGGCGCAGAACACGATGATCGCCGCGGCCGAGCGCGACGGGCGCCGCATCGTCGCGAGCCTGATGTTCACGGGGCAGGGCCGGATCACCCCCGACGCCGCCGCGCTGCTGGAGTGGGGCTTCGCCAACTCCGGCCGCGTCGAGCCGGTCGGCCAGCTCGTCGAGCCGCTGTCCAAGGCGGTCGTCAGCGAGGCCGACGTCGCCCCGGTGGTCGGCGTCAGCACCAACGACATCCGGCCGACCTCGGTGGCCAACGCGTCGGACTCCAACGACCTGCT from Sporichthya brevicatena includes:
- a CDS encoding D-alanyl-D-alanine carboxypeptidase is translated as MRSRRGRLGVAGLGLVLAALLPATVPSTAAADTGSAIGGPRMAEQGVVVPSGGTALPNISSAAWVVADADTGQVLAARNPHGRYRPASTLKTLLALTMAPRLSNADLYTADWEDANQEGTRIGLWPGHTYRIGDLWYALMLKSGNDAATALAKAGGGSLQQGIAMMQAEARRLQANDTTVVNPSGLDADGQFSSAYDLALWGRAALQRGDLRKYMTTVRHSFNAVSVPADSKYKDETMYARTENRLVQNGYPGAIGVKMGYTTKAQNTMIAAAERDGRRIVASLMFTGQGRITPDAAALLEWGFANSGRVEPVGQLVEPLSKAVVSEADVAPVVGVSTNDIRPTSVANASDSNDLLVGGFSAKTSAMTGGLLALAAAMGVAVLKVVKRRRRFAAAGVYRY